One segment of Castanea sativa cultivar Marrone di Chiusa Pesio chromosome 3, ASM4071231v1 DNA contains the following:
- the LOC142626796 gene encoding F-box protein At5g03970 gives MKYEKKAHDSVHAALASDDILCEILLRLPEKSVFKLILVSKKWLHLICSNSFRSSYHSRWRENVHLLGFFVCNFLYLGRPRDGFRRPPWEPALPLLSTCKEGDDLKFSGILKQLGYFIDSSNGLLLCGRHPMTYYVWNPITKQPYQLPQPQQFYRSLCMAFIIEDSHDDAICYKVIRAKCVCKPVDVNTVSIETFSSKTSTWKQSTLTCSSSFALCPRTVATVIKGVVHWFAAQRNLAIYDPYLGLRRISLIKLPAGELSYDYEESVLGESSDGLLQYGQSSMLGIEIWVLEKEQSSNSSIYKSTHSGERWILRHKLNFRAMWKQNPTFTEHSKESQILSFLPRNSESVFIRSGSNIFLYDFESKRLEVVHYQGRGSSISWDSSKIVPYFRPTWPCSSYVNDLTV, from the coding sequence ATGAAGTATGAGAAAAAGGCCCATGATAGTGTTCATGCTGCATTAGCCTCTGATGATATTTTATGTGAGATTCTCCTTCGACTGCCAGAAAAATCTGTTTTTAAACTCATTCTTGTATCGAAGAAGTGGCTTCATTTGATATGTAGCAATTCTTTTCGTTCTAGTTACCACTCTCGTTGGCGGGAAAATGTTCATCTTTTGGGCTTCTTTGTATGCAATTTTCTATACCTTGGAAGACCTCGAGATGGCTTCCGTCGTCCCCCATGGGAGCCTGCACTTCCATTATTGTCCACTTGTAAAGAAGGTGATGATTTAAAGTTTTCTGGGATCCTCAAACAGCTTGGTTATTTCATTGACTCTTCCAATGGCCTTCTTCTTTGTGGTCGCCACCCAATGACCTATTATGTATGGAATCCCATCACAAAGCAACCATACCAACTTCCTCAACCACAGCAGTTCTATCGAAGCTTGTGCATGGCATTCATTATTGAGGATTCTCATGATGATGCCATCTGCTATAAGGTCATTCGTGCAAAATGTGTATGCAAACCTGTTGATGTCAACACTGTCTCCATTGAGACTTTCTCTTCAAAGACCAGCACATGGAAGCAATCTACTCTCACTTGCTCTTCAAGTTTTGCATTGTGTCCTAGAACTGTGGCTACTGTGATCAAAGGTGTTGTTCACTGGTTTGCAGCACAAAGAAATCTTGCTATCTATGATCCATATCTTGGACTGAGGCGTATATCCTTGATTAAACTACCAGCTGGTGAGTTGTCATATGATTATGAAGAGTCTGTTCTTGGGGAGTCCTCTGATGGACTTTTGCAGTATGGTCAAAGCAGTATGTTGGGCATTGAGATATGGGTTCTTGAGAAAGAACAAAGTAGTAACTCATCCATATACAAGAGTACACATTCAGGGGAAAGGTGGATTTTAAGACACAAACTGAATTTCAGAGCAATGTGGAAGCAGAATCCAACTTTCACTGAGCATTCTAAAGAATCCCAAATATTGTCATTCCTTCCTCGGAATTCTGAATCTGTCTTCATTAGATCAGGATCAAATATATTTCTTTATGACTTCGAGAGCAAAAGGCTGGAAGTGGTTCATTATCAAGGGCGTGGCTCTTCAATTTCGTGGGATTCCAGTAAAATAGTACCGTACTTCAGGCCAACTTGGCCTTGTTCTTCTTATGTCAATGATTTAACAGTATGA
- the LOC142629547 gene encoding uncharacterized protein LOC142629547: protein MLGSKVTALSFLFLLLLGFSNCESPTETTMHTNNWAVLVCTSRFWFNYRHMANTLSLYRTVKRLGIPDERIILMLADDMACNARNKYPAQVFNNENHKLNLYGDNVEVDYRGYEVTVENFFRVLTGRHENAVPRSKRLLSDEGSHILLYMTGHGGDEFLKFQDSEELQSHDLADAVKQMKEKRRFKELLIMVDTCQAATLFSQLQSPGALAIGSSMKGENSYSHHLDSDVGVSVVDRFTFYTLAFFERLNMYDNASLTSLFGSYNPSMLMSTAYYRTDLYQRHLEEVPVTNFFGSVMETIHTDSAYRSLSRKESSSVEIRMSTEKSDHDKERLLLNSNDLDQIGELNTEDQRGNIECIWSTFHKELQKVKDVDSFVNYGLVIMLPLLTVSMWLSW, encoded by the exons ATGTTGGGCTCAAAAGTTACGGCGTTGTCGTTTTTGTTTCTGCTTCTTCTGGGTTTCAGCAATTGCGAATCACCAACTGAGACTACTATGCATACTAACAACTGGGCTGTTTTGGTCTGCACCTCTCGTTTCTG GTTTAATTATCGACACATGGCTAATACTTTATCCTTGTATCG GACGGTTAAGCGGCTAGGAATACCTGATGAGAGGATAATACTCATGCTGGCAGATGACATGGCTTGCAATGCCAGAAACAAATACCCTGCCCAAGTTTTTAACAATGAAAACCACAAACTTAACTTGTATGGAGATAATGTTGAG GTAGATTATCGAGGCTATGAAGTGactgttgaaaatttttttcGTGTATTGACTGGGCGTCATGAGAATGCTGTTCCAAGATCTAAGCGTCTTTTAAGTGATGAAGGAAGCCACATTCTTCTGTATATGACAGGACATGGTGGAgatgaatttttgaaatttcaggACTCAGAAGAGCTCCAGAGTCATGATTTAGCTGATGCTGTgaaacaaatgaaagaaaagcgTAG ATTCAAGGAGCTGCTCATAATGGTGGACACTTGTCAGGCTGCGACTCTCTTCTCTCAG CTTCAATCACCAGGTGCTTTAGCCATTGGAAGCAGCATGAAAGGAGAGAACTCATACTCACATCACTTGGACTCAGAT GTTGGTGTTTCAGTTGTGGATCGTTTCACATTCTACACCCTTGCCTTCTTTGAGAGACTAAATATGTATGATAATGCCTCGTTGACCAG TCTTTTCGGTTCATATAATCCAAGTATGTTGATGTCAACCGCATATTACAGAACAGATCTGTACCAACGTCATTTGGAGGAG GTACCTGTGACAAATTTCTTTGGCTCAGTCATGGAAACAATACATACTGATTCAGCTTACAGGAGCCTGTCAAGAAAAGAGTCCAGTAGTGTTGAAATCAGAATGTCTACAGAGAAATCAGACCATGACAAGGAAAGATTATTGCTGAATTCCAATGATTTGGATCAAATTGGTGAGCTAAACACAGag GATCAACGAGGCAATATTGAATGTATATGGAGCACTTTTCATAAGGAGTTGCAGAAAGTCAAAGATGTTGATTCCTTTGTGAACTATGGCTTAGTAATAATGCTTCCATTGCTGACGGTTTCCATGTGGCTGTCCTGGTGA